From one Nonomuraea polychroma genomic stretch:
- a CDS encoding acyltransferase family protein, with product MHSPNRPKHAREDGRLAELDLLRFIAALAVVAFHYLVAYASVWGDRPAELFPALAPIAGLGILGVELFFIISGFVILMTVWGRGLGGFARSRLVRLYPAYWLSLGAVAALYGLTGAKALDPKLSPGEYLLNATMFQRLFKITDASGVYWSLWAELRFYLLMAILVIIGVTYGRVLAFAGLWLAAALAVKVLGHTGILDNPVLDEIVMPDYAPYFVAGMSLYLVRKHGNAWLPWLYVAAAYGMSIDSALARVHRRIDAAGFKNMPVTDTSVIITITVIFAVMALAALGVLRLKPSKTLTALGGTTYPLYLFHGVVAVALIPVLTGDLPPWAVAVTATLTAILLSYLVYSFAERPIQRLLKPRRPAQTPTAPAVQVEKASVP from the coding sequence ACCTGGTCGCGTACGCCTCCGTCTGGGGCGACCGGCCCGCCGAGCTCTTCCCCGCGCTGGCCCCCATCGCCGGGCTCGGCATCCTCGGCGTCGAACTGTTCTTCATCATCAGCGGGTTCGTCATCCTCATGACCGTCTGGGGGCGCGGGCTCGGCGGATTCGCCAGGTCCCGGCTCGTCCGCCTCTACCCCGCGTACTGGCTGAGCCTCGGCGCCGTCGCCGCCCTCTACGGGCTCACCGGCGCCAAAGCACTCGATCCAAAACTTTCCCCAGGCGAATACCTGCTGAACGCCACCATGTTCCAGCGGCTCTTCAAGATCACCGATGCCAGCGGCGTCTACTGGTCGCTGTGGGCCGAGCTCCGCTTCTACCTGCTGATGGCCATCCTCGTGATCATCGGCGTCACGTACGGGCGCGTGCTGGCGTTCGCCGGCCTCTGGCTGGCCGCCGCGCTGGCCGTCAAAGTGCTCGGGCACACCGGGATTCTCGACAATCCCGTCCTCGACGAGATCGTCATGCCCGACTACGCCCCCTACTTCGTGGCCGGCATGAGCCTGTACCTCGTGCGCAAACACGGCAACGCCTGGCTGCCCTGGCTCTACGTCGCCGCCGCCTACGGCATGTCGATCGACTCCGCGCTGGCCCGCGTGCACCGGCGCATCGACGCCGCCGGGTTCAAGAACATGCCTGTCACCGACACCAGCGTGATCATCACCATCACCGTGATCTTCGCGGTGATGGCGCTCGCCGCGCTCGGCGTCCTACGGCTCAAACCGTCCAAAACGCTCACCGCGCTCGGTGGCACCACATACCCTCTTTACCTCTTCCATGGCGTCGTCGCCGTCGCCCTCATCCCCGTGCTCACCGGCGACCTGCCCCCCTGGGCCGTCGCCGTCACGGCCACGCTGACGGCCATCCTGCTGTCGTATCTGGTCTACTCCTTTGCCGAACGCCCCATCCAGCGGCTACTCAAGCCCCGCAGACCCGCACAAACCCCAACAGCTCCGGCCGTACAGGTGGAAAAGGCGTCGGTGCCATAA
- a CDS encoding carbohydrate ABC transporter permease, with amino-acid sequence MWTIYLGLTGLAAANPQVVGLGNYTGALEDPRFLTSLWLTVLYVGGSAIIGQAGLGFTLAGILRTRTGPVRRLVEGVVLLSWIPPSTVVGFLWFALLDRDEGTLNALLHTPGFAWLLDHPLLSIIIFDVWRGTAFSMMLYAAALENVPPAHLETARLADAGVLQQPRDVVFPASAATS; translated from the coding sequence TTGTGGACCATCTACCTCGGGCTCACCGGCCTGGCGGCCGCCAACCCCCAGGTCGTCGGCCTCGGCAACTACACCGGCGCGCTCGAAGACCCCCGCTTCCTCACCTCGCTGTGGCTGACCGTCCTGTACGTCGGCGGCTCCGCCATCATCGGCCAGGCCGGGCTCGGCTTCACCCTGGCCGGGATCCTGCGCACCCGCACCGGCCCCGTGCGCCGCCTCGTCGAAGGCGTCGTCCTGCTGTCGTGGATCCCGCCCAGCACTGTCGTCGGCTTCCTGTGGTTCGCACTGCTCGACCGCGACGAAGGAACACTCAACGCCCTGCTGCACACCCCCGGATTCGCCTGGCTGCTCGACCACCCGCTGCTGTCGATCATCATCTTCGACGTGTGGCGCGGCACCGCGTTCTCGATGATGTTGTACGCCGCCGCACTCGAGAACGTGCCCCCCGCACACCTCGAAACCGCCCGCCTCGCCGACGCCGGCGTGCTGCAGCAGCCCCGCGACGTCGTCTTCCCCGCATCCGCCGCCACATCCTGA
- a CDS encoding endonuclease VII domain-containing protein: protein MAEQGKIVRDRVQVPDGHKYCARCAEIKPRTEFGSNKASKDGVTTYCKPCHAVVTRDNKIKKYGSERNYLLQYRYGITEDDFERMLAQQGGLCAICRVVPGTFVDHSHETGQVRGVLCFNCNNGLGHFGDNTMLLELAALFLDGEVLWPDFVILPEQRDGGSVARTRTYHLSQRYRLRHEDVEKMVAAQHGLCVVCRDRPPEHVDHCHRTGDVRYALCLPCNTGIGQFRDDPAVVWRAHSYVEAASPDHYEEVAVSEEELAELIRAEEELRSDFYSRATRVG from the coding sequence ATGGCCGAGCAAGGGAAGATCGTGCGCGATCGGGTGCAGGTTCCCGATGGTCATAAATACTGCGCTCGGTGTGCGGAGATTAAGCCCAGGACCGAGTTCGGCAGCAACAAGGCCAGCAAGGACGGGGTGACCACCTACTGCAAGCCGTGTCATGCCGTCGTTACCCGCGACAATAAAATCAAGAAATACGGCAGTGAGCGGAACTATCTGCTCCAGTACCGTTACGGGATTACCGAGGACGACTTCGAGCGCATGCTCGCCCAGCAGGGCGGGCTCTGCGCCATCTGCCGGGTCGTTCCGGGCACGTTCGTCGATCACAGTCACGAGACCGGGCAGGTCCGGGGCGTTCTCTGTTTCAACTGCAACAACGGGCTCGGCCACTTCGGCGACAACACCATGCTGCTGGAGTTGGCCGCCCTCTTTCTGGACGGGGAGGTTCTCTGGCCGGATTTCGTCATTCTGCCGGAGCAGCGTGACGGTGGTTCCGTGGCGCGGACGCGGACTTATCACCTGTCGCAGCGTTATCGGTTGCGGCATGAGGATGTCGAGAAGATGGTGGCGGCGCAGCACGGGTTGTGTGTGGTGTGCCGGGACCGGCCGCCGGAGCATGTGGATCATTGTCATCGGACCGGTGACGTGCGGTATGCGTTGTGTTTGCCGTGCAATACCGGGATCGGGCAGTTCAGGGATGATCCGGCGGTGGTGTGGCGGGCGCATTCGTATGTGGAGGCGGCCTCGCCGGATCATTATGAGGAGGTGGCGGTCTCGGAGGAGGAGTTGGCGGAGTTGATCCGGGCCGAGGAGGAGCTCCGTTCCGATTTCTATTCCAGGGCCACCCGCGTGGGCTGA
- a CDS encoding DNA polymerase IV: protein MTTRPSSPTRDWILHVDLDQFIAAVEILRHPELRGKPVVVGGSGDPTQPRTVAATATYEAREHGIHSGMPLRTALKRCPDAIFLPSDPPAYEAASERVMAVLREFPVRVEVWGWDEAFIGATTDDPEALAAGLQDAVRARTDLSCSVGIGDNKHQAKLASGFAKPAGIYRLTSDNWAEIMNARPTDALWGIGAKTSKKLAALGLHTVADLAAADPAALAGAFGPTNGPWYRYLALGKGEAEVVTTPWIARGHSRETTFPHDLTDKTEITRHVTALAEHVAHDAATAGREVIRVSVKVRFTPFLTRTRQSKLPTPTADPDILARTAVAILDRFDLTRPVRLLGVAVDYTMPDK from the coding sequence ATGACCACCAGGCCATCCAGCCCCACCAGGGACTGGATCCTGCACGTCGACCTCGACCAGTTCATCGCCGCCGTCGAAATCCTCCGCCACCCCGAACTCCGCGGCAAACCCGTCGTCGTCGGCGGCAGCGGCGACCCCACCCAGCCCCGCACCGTCGCCGCCACCGCCACCTACGAAGCCCGCGAACACGGCATCCACTCCGGCATGCCGCTCCGCACCGCACTCAAACGCTGCCCCGACGCGATCTTCCTGCCCAGCGACCCGCCCGCCTACGAAGCCGCCTCAGAACGCGTCATGGCCGTCCTGCGCGAATTCCCCGTCCGCGTCGAAGTCTGGGGCTGGGACGAAGCCTTCATCGGCGCCACCACCGACGACCCAGAAGCCCTCGCCGCCGGCCTCCAGGACGCCGTACGCGCCCGCACCGACCTGTCCTGCTCCGTCGGCATCGGCGACAACAAACACCAGGCCAAACTCGCCTCCGGCTTCGCCAAACCCGCCGGGATCTACCGCCTCACCAGCGACAACTGGGCCGAGATCATGAACGCCCGCCCCACCGACGCCCTCTGGGGCATCGGCGCCAAGACCTCCAAAAAACTCGCCGCCCTCGGCCTGCACACCGTCGCCGACCTCGCCGCCGCCGACCCCGCCGCACTCGCCGGCGCCTTCGGCCCCACCAACGGCCCCTGGTACCGCTACCTCGCCCTCGGCAAAGGCGAAGCCGAAGTCGTCACCACACCCTGGATCGCCCGCGGCCACAGCCGCGAAACCACCTTCCCCCACGACCTCACCGACAAGACCGAGATCACCCGCCACGTCACCGCCCTCGCCGAACACGTCGCCCATGACGCCGCCACCGCAGGCCGCGAGGTGATCCGCGTCTCCGTCAAAGTCCGCTTCACCCCGTTCCTGACCCGCACCCGCCAGTCGAAGCTCCCCACCCCCACCGCCGACCCCGACATCCTGGCGCGCACAGCCGTCGCCATCCTCGACCGCTTCGACCTCACCCGCCCGGTCCGGCTCCTCGGCGTAGCCGTCGACTACACCATGCCGGACAAATAA
- a CDS encoding ubiquitin-like protein Pup, translating to MATKDTGGQKQTGRREAEVEETQAAEASDVQERQEKLTDDVDSILDEIDEVLEENAEEFVRSYVQKGGE from the coding sequence ATGGCTACCAAGGACACCGGCGGTCAGAAGCAGACCGGGCGCCGCGAGGCCGAGGTCGAGGAGACCCAGGCTGCGGAGGCGTCTGACGTTCAGGAGCGGCAGGAGAAGCTCACTGACGACGTCGACTCGATCCTGGACGAAATAGACGAAGTTCTCGAAGAGAACGCAGAGGAGTTCGTGCGCTCTTACGTCCAAAAGGGCGGAGAGTAG
- the dop gene encoding depupylase/deamidase Dop, with protein MTVRRVMGIETEYGISVPGQPGANAMVTSSQVVNAYLAASAARARRARWDFEEENPLRDARGFDLAREVADQSQLTDEDLGLANVILTNGARLYVDHAHPEYSSPECTNPRAAVIWDKAGERVMYDAATRASAIPSNAPIQLYKNNTDAKGASYGCHENYLMRRATPFADIVRHLTPFFVSRQVVVGAGKVGIGQDSRGEGFQISQRADFFEVEVGLETTLKRPIINTRDEPHADPEKYRRLHVIIGDANMSEISTYLKLGSTALVLAMIEEGFLTRDLAVESPVQALRAVSHDPSCKYEIPMRDGRKLTAVQLQMEYLEQARKYVEERGTAQDEMNKDILDRWESVLTRLAEDPMQLSHELDWVAKLELLEGYRSRDGLAWSHPRLQLVDLQYSDIRPDRGLYNRLVARGRMQRLVTEDEVQRAVENPPSDTRAYFRGRCLRQYSESVAAASWDSVIFDIPGRESLQRVPTLEPLRGTKAHVGELFDRCKTAADLVAALTGGD; from the coding sequence ATGACGGTGCGTCGGGTGATGGGCATCGAGACCGAGTACGGCATCTCCGTACCCGGCCAGCCAGGCGCCAACGCGATGGTGACCTCCTCACAGGTCGTGAACGCCTACCTGGCCGCCTCGGCGGCCCGCGCGCGCAGGGCACGATGGGACTTCGAAGAAGAAAACCCGCTGCGCGACGCGCGCGGCTTCGACCTGGCCAGAGAGGTCGCCGACCAAAGCCAGCTCACCGACGAGGACCTCGGACTCGCCAACGTCATCCTCACCAACGGCGCCCGGCTCTACGTCGACCACGCCCACCCCGAGTACTCCTCGCCCGAATGCACCAACCCCCGCGCCGCCGTCATCTGGGACAAAGCCGGAGAACGCGTCATGTACGACGCCGCCACGCGTGCCTCCGCCATCCCCTCCAACGCGCCCATCCAGCTCTACAAGAACAACACCGACGCCAAAGGCGCCTCCTACGGGTGCCACGAGAACTACCTCATGCGGCGCGCCACCCCCTTCGCCGACATCGTCCGCCACCTCACCCCCTTCTTCGTCTCCCGGCAAGTCGTCGTCGGCGCCGGCAAAGTGGGCATCGGCCAGGACTCCCGCGGCGAAGGCTTCCAGATCAGCCAGCGCGCCGACTTCTTCGAAGTCGAAGTCGGCCTCGAGACCACACTCAAGCGCCCCATCATCAACACGCGCGACGAACCCCACGCCGACCCCGAGAAATACCGGCGACTCCACGTGATCATCGGCGACGCCAACATGTCCGAGATCTCCACCTACCTCAAACTCGGCTCCACCGCGCTCGTCCTCGCGATGATCGAAGAAGGCTTCCTCACCCGCGACCTCGCCGTCGAAAGCCCCGTACAGGCACTGCGGGCCGTCTCGCACGACCCCAGCTGCAAGTACGAGATCCCCATGCGCGACGGGCGCAAGCTCACCGCCGTCCAGCTCCAGATGGAATACCTCGAGCAGGCCCGCAAATACGTCGAAGAGCGCGGCACCGCCCAAGACGAGATGAACAAGGACATCCTCGACCGCTGGGAATCCGTCCTGACCCGCCTCGCCGAAGACCCCATGCAGCTCTCCCACGAACTCGACTGGGTCGCCAAACTCGAACTCCTCGAGGGCTACCGCAGCCGCGACGGCCTCGCCTGGTCCCACCCCAGACTCCAGCTCGTCGACCTCCAATACTCCGACATCCGGCCCGACCGCGGCCTCTACAACCGGCTCGTCGCCCGCGGCCGCATGCAACGCCTCGTCACCGAAGACGAAGTCCAGCGCGCCGTCGAAAACCCGCCCAGCGACACCCGCGCCTACTTCCGCGGCCGATGCCTGCGCCAATACAGCGAATCCGTCGCCGCCGCCTCCTGGGACTCCGTCATCTTCGACATCCCCGGCCGCGAATCGCTGCAGCGCGTACCGACGCTCGAGCCCTTGCGCGGCACCAAGGCCCACGTCGGCGAACTGTTCGACCGCTGCAAGACCGCCGCCGACCTCGTCGCCGCGCTCACCGGCGGAGACTGA